The following coding sequences are from one Oryzisolibacter sp. LB2S window:
- the trbE gene encoding conjugal transfer protein TrbE → MLNLAEYRQRPALLADWLPWAGLIAPGVVLNKDGSFQRTARFRGPDLDSATQGELIATSARLNNALRRMGSGWALFIEAERRPAADYPHSEFPEPLSWLVDEERRATFEDSGNHFESGYHLTLVYLPPEESRARAAGMLYENRPTEGVDWRERLTAFVAETDRIFDLLDGVMPEIAWLDDSQTLTFLHATISTRRYRVGVPEVPFHIDALLTDSALVGGLAPMLGGQHLRVVSVRGFPTSTWPGILDDLNRLGFGYRWSTRFLCMDKADAEKELSRLRRQWFAKRKNVIALLRETIFQQETPLVDTDASNKSADADAALQELGSDQVAFGYVTTTVTVLDAEPAKADEKLRMVERVIQGRGFVTMPEALNAVDAWLSSIPGHAYANVRQPIVSTLNLAHLMPVSAVWAGPERNNHLNGPPLIVTRTDGATPFRLVTHIGDVGHTLVAGPTGMGKSVLLATLAMQFRRYRGSRILAFDMGRSIRATVLGLGGEHYDLGMDGEIAFQPLARIDREGYRTWAAEWIEGRLRHEGVTVGPEEKAAIWSALGSLAGAPLEQRTMTGLSVLLQSNALRQALAPYVLGGAHGKLLDADSDRLGSGAVQCFEMEELMHSKAAVMAVLHYLFARFDERFDGAPTLLILDEAWLFLDDPVFAARIRQWLKTLRKKNVSVIFATQSLADIKDSSIAPAIIESCASRIFLPNPQATEPQIRAIYEGFGLNSRQIEIVATAQPKRDYYYQSRLGNRLFDLDLGAATLAFAGASTPQDQRDIDAVLAATSASTPFAAAWLRHRGLHWAAELLSSFPSTHPKENPS, encoded by the coding sequence ATGCTAAACCTTGCCGAATATCGCCAGCGCCCGGCCTTGCTCGCCGACTGGTTGCCCTGGGCCGGGCTGATCGCACCGGGCGTCGTCTTGAACAAGGACGGCAGTTTCCAGCGCACGGCCCGGTTTCGCGGGCCTGACCTCGATAGCGCAACGCAAGGCGAACTGATTGCCACGTCGGCGCGCTTGAACAACGCGCTGCGTCGTATGGGTTCGGGCTGGGCGCTGTTCATCGAAGCCGAGCGCCGGCCCGCAGCCGACTATCCGCACTCGGAGTTTCCCGAGCCGTTGTCGTGGCTGGTGGACGAGGAACGCCGCGCTACGTTCGAGGACTCGGGCAACCACTTCGAGAGCGGCTACCACCTGACGCTGGTGTACCTGCCGCCCGAGGAATCACGCGCCCGCGCGGCCGGGATGCTGTACGAGAACCGGCCCACCGAAGGCGTGGACTGGCGCGAGCGCCTGACGGCCTTCGTCGCGGAAACCGATCGCATCTTCGACCTGCTCGATGGCGTGATGCCGGAAATCGCGTGGCTGGACGACAGCCAGACGCTGACCTTCCTGCACGCCACCATCTCGACGCGGCGCTATCGCGTCGGCGTGCCTGAAGTGCCTTTCCACATCGATGCGCTGCTGACCGACTCCGCGCTGGTCGGTGGCCTGGCGCCCATGCTGGGCGGCCAGCACCTGCGCGTGGTGTCGGTGCGTGGCTTCCCGACCTCGACTTGGCCGGGGATTCTGGATGACCTCAACCGCCTCGGCTTTGGCTATCGCTGGTCCACCCGGTTCCTCTGCATGGACAAAGCCGATGCGGAAAAGGAGCTGTCCCGCCTGCGCCGCCAGTGGTTCGCCAAGCGCAAGAACGTGATCGCGCTGCTGCGCGAAACCATCTTCCAGCAGGAAACCCCGCTGGTCGATACCGACGCCAGCAACAAATCGGCCGATGCGGACGCGGCCTTGCAGGAACTGGGCAGCGATCAGGTGGCCTTCGGGTATGTCACCACCACGGTGACGGTGCTCGATGCCGAACCGGCGAAGGCCGACGAGAAGCTGCGCATGGTGGAGCGGGTCATCCAGGGCCGGGGCTTCGTGACGATGCCCGAGGCCTTGAACGCGGTGGATGCCTGGCTGTCGTCCATTCCCGGCCATGCCTACGCCAACGTGCGCCAGCCCATCGTCTCGACGCTGAACTTGGCGCACCTGATGCCGGTGTCGGCGGTATGGGCCGGCCCCGAGCGCAATAACCATCTCAACGGCCCGCCGCTGATCGTGACGCGCACCGACGGCGCGACACCGTTCCGGCTGGTGACGCACATCGGCGACGTGGGCCACACGCTGGTCGCGGGGCCGACCGGCATGGGCAAGTCGGTGCTGCTCGCCACCTTGGCGATGCAGTTCCGGCGCTATCGCGGATCGCGCATCCTCGCGTTCGACATGGGCCGCTCCATCCGGGCAACGGTGCTGGGTCTGGGCGGCGAGCACTACGACCTCGGTATGGATGGCGAGATCGCATTCCAGCCCTTGGCCCGCATCGACCGCGAGGGTTATCGAACCTGGGCCGCCGAGTGGATCGAAGGCCGCTTGCGGCATGAAGGCGTGACCGTCGGCCCGGAGGAGAAGGCTGCCATCTGGTCGGCGCTCGGCAGCCTCGCCGGTGCTCCGCTGGAGCAGCGCACGATGACCGGCCTGTCGGTGCTGCTGCAATCGAACGCGCTGCGCCAGGCGCTCGCGCCCTACGTGCTCGGCGGCGCCCACGGCAAGCTGCTGGATGCGGATTCGGATCGCCTGGGTTCCGGCGCCGTGCAGTGCTTCGAGATGGAAGAGCTGATGCACAGCAAGGCCGCCGTCATGGCCGTGCTGCACTACCTCTTTGCCCGGTTCGATGAACGCTTTGACGGTGCGCCCACGCTGCTGATCCTCGATGAGGCGTGGCTGTTTCTCGATGACCCGGTGTTCGCGGCCCGCATCCGCCAGTGGCTCAAGACGCTGCGCAAGAAGAACGTCAGCGTCATCTTCGCCACGCAGAGCCTCGCCGACATCAAGGATTCGAGCATCGCGCCGGCCATCATCGAGAGCTGCGCCAGCCGCATCTTCCTGCCCAACCCGCAGGCGACCGAGCCGCAGATCAGGGCTATCTACGAAGGCTTCGGGCTGAACTCGCGCCAGATCGAAATCGTCGCCACCGCGCAGCCCAAGCGCGACTACTACTACCAATCCCGTCTCGGCAACCGCCTGTTCGACCTCGACCTGGGCGCCGCGACCTTGGCCTTCGCGGGTGCTTCCACGCCGCAAGACCAGCGCGACATCGACGCGGTGCTCGCCGCTACATCTGCATCCACCCCGTTCGCAGCCGCCTGGCTGCGCCACCGCGGCCTGCATTGGGCGGCCGAACTGCTGTCCTCGTTCCCGTCCACCCACCCCAAGGAGAACCCATCATGA
- the trbJ gene encoding P-type conjugative transfer protein TrbJ produces the protein MKKRLLAAAVAAMLCTATAVQAQWVVIDPTNLVQNTLTAIRTLEQINNQIKQLQHEAQMLINQARNLASLPSSVVGQLRANLATTQRLIAQAKGLAYDVTNLDREFQRLYPEQYAATVSGNQMYRDAQERWKNTLSGLQTTMQMQAQASQNLSDDEGVLADLVGKSQSAVGALQAMQAMNQLLALQAKQSIQTQRLSITQDRAASLELARQAAAVERGREVNRRFLGEGTPYTPQSVDFYSR, from the coding sequence ATGAAGAAGCGTCTTCTCGCCGCCGCCGTCGCGGCCATGCTTTGCACCGCTACCGCCGTGCAGGCGCAATGGGTCGTGATCGACCCTACGAACCTCGTGCAGAACACGCTGACCGCGATCCGCACGCTGGAGCAGATCAACAACCAGATCAAGCAGCTCCAGCACGAAGCGCAGATGCTCATCAACCAGGCGCGCAACCTCGCCAGCCTGCCGTCCAGCGTAGTGGGCCAGTTGCGCGCCAACCTGGCGACCACGCAGCGGCTGATCGCGCAGGCCAAGGGCCTGGCCTATGACGTGACCAATCTGGATCGGGAGTTCCAGCGCCTGTACCCGGAGCAGTACGCCGCCACCGTCAGCGGCAATCAGATGTACCGCGACGCGCAGGAGCGTTGGAAGAACACGCTCAGCGGCCTGCAGACCACCATGCAGATGCAGGCCCAGGCGTCGCAGAACCTGAGCGACGACGAAGGCGTGCTGGCCGACCTCGTGGGCAAGAGCCAGTCGGCCGTGGGCGCTTTGCAGGCGATGCAGGCCATGAACCAGCTTCTGGCCTTGCAGGCCAAGCAGTCCATCCAGACGCAGCGCCTGAGCATCACCCAGGATCGTGCCGCTTCGCTGGAACTGGCGCGGCAGGCCGCCGCTGTGGAGCGAGGCCGCGAGGTGAACCGGCGCTTCCTGGGTGAAGGCACGCCGTACACGCCGCAGTCCGTCGATTTCTACAGCCGTTGA
- a CDS encoding EexN family lipoprotein, giving the protein MTRAPALCGFVLLLAGCGQQEVPSVDALSADPSRLRLLKEQCRAGQLDGASCAQVAQADLRRFLSGLAGPDEYRTLADLPPIPPSFDEPAEDRNAVATASPGQEDLP; this is encoded by the coding sequence ATGACCCGCGCGCCTGCTCTCTGCGGTTTTGTGCTCCTGCTGGCCGGCTGCGGCCAGCAGGAGGTGCCTTCGGTCGATGCGCTCTCGGCAGATCCGTCGCGGCTGCGCTTGCTCAAGGAGCAATGCCGGGCGGGCCAGCTCGACGGCGCGTCTTGCGCGCAGGTGGCCCAGGCCGATTTGCGCCGCTTTCTCTCCGGCCTGGCCGGGCCGGATGAGTACCGGACGCTGGCCGATCTGCCGCCGATTCCGCCCAGCTTCGATGAACCCGCCGAGGACCGCAATGCGGTGGCAACGGCCTCGCCTGGGCAGGAGGACTTGCCATGA
- the trbL gene encoding P-type conjugative transfer protein TrbL, giving the protein MNDISIIDHFLDVFSRYIDSGFGLLHGEVAFLTATLIVIDMTLAGLFWAMGHATGQGEDVIAKLIRKVLYVGAFAYIIGNFNMLASVVFRSFAGLGLTASGSSLSMGNFLQPGRLAKAGIDAAAPILDQIKGLSGFPEVFIHLAPIVVLFFAWLVIIVSFFVLAVQLFVTLIEFKLTTLAGFVLVPFALWNKTAFLAEKVLGNVVSSGIKVLVLAVIVGIGSGLFSEFNIPAGSEPSIDRALVIMLASLSLLALGIFGPGIATGLVSGGPQLGAGAMAGAAIGAAGTAVAVGAAATGVGSAVAAGARMAPAAARSMASTASSARSAYQAGSASAGGGLKGAAAGVGNVAKTGAQAAGQKVADGARSMKERMAAAFRPDDAPASGAAPAGPDAAGSAPSAEQPAWAKRLHRRQQLTHAATTAAHTLRGGDGGSSSQGPSLRDSDS; this is encoded by the coding sequence ATGAATGACATTTCGATCATTGACCATTTCCTCGATGTGTTCTCGCGCTACATCGACTCGGGATTTGGGCTGCTGCATGGCGAGGTGGCGTTTCTCACGGCCACGCTGATCGTCATCGACATGACGCTCGCCGGGTTGTTCTGGGCGATGGGCCATGCCACCGGCCAGGGCGAGGACGTGATCGCCAAGCTGATCCGCAAGGTGCTGTACGTCGGTGCCTTCGCCTACATCATCGGCAACTTCAACATGCTGGCCAGCGTGGTGTTCCGCTCCTTCGCGGGCTTGGGCCTGACGGCCAGCGGCTCCAGCCTGAGCATGGGCAACTTCTTGCAGCCGGGACGGTTGGCCAAGGCCGGTATCGACGCAGCGGCGCCGATCCTCGACCAGATCAAGGGGCTGTCGGGCTTCCCCGAGGTGTTCATCCACCTCGCGCCCATCGTCGTACTGTTCTTCGCGTGGCTGGTGATCATCGTCAGCTTCTTCGTGTTGGCGGTGCAGCTCTTCGTCACGCTGATCGAGTTCAAGCTGACCACGCTGGCGGGCTTCGTGCTGGTGCCGTTCGCTCTCTGGAACAAGACGGCGTTCCTGGCCGAGAAGGTCTTGGGTAACGTGGTGTCGTCGGGCATCAAGGTGCTGGTGCTGGCCGTCATCGTGGGCATTGGCTCGGGCCTGTTCTCCGAGTTCAACATACCGGCAGGCTCGGAGCCCTCGATCGACCGGGCGCTGGTCATCATGCTGGCTTCGCTGTCCCTGCTGGCGCTGGGCATCTTCGGGCCGGGCATTGCAACTGGCTTGGTGTCCGGCGGGCCGCAGCTCGGCGCGGGCGCGATGGCCGGTGCCGCCATCGGCGCAGCCGGAACCGCTGTGGCGGTCGGTGCCGCGGCTACGGGCGTCGGAAGTGCCGTGGCGGCCGGGGCGCGCATGGCACCCGCCGCCGCTCGCTCGATGGCATCGACCGCCAGCAGCGCCAGGTCGGCGTACCAGGCGGGCTCCGCTTCGGCCGGTGGCGGCCTGAAGGGTGCCGCTGCTGGCGTGGGCAATGTCGCCAAGACTGGCGCGCAGGCGGCCGGGCAGAAGGTGGCCGATGGGGCGCGCTCGATGAAGGAGCGCATGGCGGCGGCCTTTCGGCCCGATGACGCGCCAGCCTCCGGCGCCGCACCCGCCGGCCCTGACGCTGCCGGATCGGCTCCGTCTGCCGAACAACCCGCCTGGGCCAAGCGCCTGCATCGAAGGCAACAGCTCACCCATGCCGCTACGACCGCCGCCCACACGCTGCGCGGCGGCGACGGTGGCAGCTCCAGCCAGGGGCCAAGCCTGCGTGATTCCGATTCATGA
- the trbF gene encoding conjugal transfer protein TrbF yields the protein MRFKRPQVRYADTPQPATPYQSAAQVWDERIGSARVQARNWRFMAFGCLTLAVLMAGGLVWRSAQSIVTPYVIEVDNAGQVRAVGEAATPYRPSDAQIAYHLGRFIGLVRSLSIDPIVVRQNWLDAYDYTTDKGAVVLNEYARVADPFTRIGKESVTVQISSVTRASDTSFNVRWTETRFVNGALDRTERWNAVVSIVQQTPRTEQRVRKNPLGIYVNGLSWSRELEGNEGAKP from the coding sequence ATGCGATTCAAACGACCGCAGGTGCGCTACGCCGACACGCCGCAGCCTGCCACTCCGTACCAATCCGCAGCTCAGGTCTGGGACGAGCGCATCGGCTCGGCCCGCGTGCAGGCCAGGAATTGGCGCTTCATGGCCTTTGGCTGCCTCACCTTGGCCGTGCTGATGGCCGGCGGCCTGGTCTGGCGTTCCGCGCAGTCCATCGTGACGCCCTACGTCATCGAGGTAGACAACGCGGGCCAGGTGCGTGCCGTCGGCGAAGCCGCCACGCCGTACCGGCCCAGCGATGCGCAGATTGCCTACCACCTGGGCCGCTTCATCGGCCTGGTGCGCTCGCTGTCCATCGATCCCATCGTGGTACGGCAGAACTGGCTGGATGCCTACGACTACACGACCGACAAGGGGGCGGTCGTGCTCAACGAGTACGCGCGGGTGGCCGATCCGTTCACGCGCATCGGCAAGGAGTCGGTGACGGTGCAGATCAGCAGCGTGACGCGCGCCAGCGACACGTCTTTCAACGTGCGCTGGACGGAGACGCGCTTTGTCAACGGTGCGCTGGATCGCACCGAGCGCTGGAACGCGGTGGTTTCCATCGTGCAGCAGACGCCGCGCACCGAGCAGCGGGTGCGCAAGAACCCCTTGGGCATCTACGTCAACGGGCTGTCGTGGAGCCGCGAACTGGAAGGAAACGAAGGAGCAAAACCATGA
- the trbG gene encoding P-type conjugative transfer protein TrbG, whose product MNDLFRKSALPIMLLALAGCATQGKPPPSISLDEPVQAQPLPEPPAPVEVVAVPQVLPMPTQMKPVPDTKPAPEPADETVRVSRANAEARIAPTREGYVNAIQVWPFTDGALYQVYAAVGRVTVIALQPGEDLVTVAAGDTVRWIVGDTSSGSGDALRVNVMVKPIRSGLKTNLVITTSRRTYLLELTSTEKTWMASVSWEYPKDKMLALQRQAQAASAAAPVDAGLSLEKIRFRYAVSGSNPPWKPLRAFDDGEKVYIQFPAGIAQGELPPLFVIGAQGDGQLVNYRFRSPYYIVDRLFGAAELRLGGDKGDVVRIERTDGTRRN is encoded by the coding sequence ATGAATGATCTTTTCCGTAAATCCGCCTTGCCGATCATGTTGCTTGCCCTCGCGGGCTGCGCCACGCAGGGCAAGCCGCCGCCGTCCATTTCGCTCGATGAGCCGGTGCAGGCCCAGCCGCTGCCGGAGCCGCCTGCGCCGGTGGAGGTGGTGGCCGTGCCACAGGTGCTGCCGATGCCGACGCAAATGAAACCTGTGCCGGATACCAAGCCCGCCCCAGAACCCGCCGATGAAACCGTGCGCGTGTCCCGCGCCAACGCCGAGGCGCGCATTGCACCCACGCGCGAGGGGTACGTCAACGCAATTCAGGTGTGGCCTTTCACGGATGGGGCGCTGTACCAGGTCTATGCGGCAGTGGGCCGCGTGACGGTGATCGCGCTCCAGCCCGGTGAAGATCTGGTGACGGTGGCCGCCGGCGATACCGTGCGCTGGATCGTCGGGGATACATCGAGCGGCAGCGGCGATGCGTTGCGCGTCAACGTGATGGTCAAGCCGATCCGCTCGGGGTTGAAGACGAATCTGGTCATCACGACCAGCCGCAGGACGTACCTGCTGGAGCTGACCTCGACCGAGAAGACGTGGATGGCGTCGGTGTCCTGGGAGTACCCCAAGGACAAGATGCTGGCCTTGCAGCGCCAGGCGCAGGCGGCCAGCGCCGCCGCGCCGGTCGATGCTGGCCTGTCGCTGGAGAAGATCCGTTTCCGCTACGCGGTCAGCGGCAGCAACCCGCCGTGGAAGCCGCTGCGCGCCTTCGACGATGGCGAGAAGGTCTACATCCAGTTCCCCGCTGGCATCGCGCAAGGCGAGTTGCCGCCGCTGTTCGTCATCGGCGCGCAGGGCGATGGGCAACTGGTGAATTACCGCTTCCGCTCGCCGTACTACATCGTGGATCGCCTGTTCGGCGCGGCCGAGTTGCGCCTGGGCGGTGACAAGGGCGATGTGGTTCGGATCGAGCGCACGGACGGAACGCGGAGGAACTGA
- a CDS encoding TrbI/VirB10 family protein → MSQDDSPDLAAQAGKVAPEAVALRAQPRPVTRLNRRTLAMLTGGLSVAVLGATIWSLQSHRRGAGERTELYNVDRVSKSEGLDGLPSDYSKLPKVPELGPPLPGDLGPAIVKSQQPVTPTYAPPGHDPEDARRKEAEAAAASSVFFRSGTPGKTAAPATAQAAGPASALAGFDPLAAGPASTAAQPADPTAVQNRQNQKEAFLKGASTETRNSTSLQMPSSPYQVMAGTVIAGALVTGIKSDLPGDVIATVTEPVYDTATGKFLLIPQGSRILGKYNSQVSYGQSRVQVVWNRIILPDTSSLKLDNLAGTDPAGYAGLEDGVDWHWDRVFAGAALTTLLGVGAELAAPENRQNGNRIVIAGRDSAQDSINQVGQEMTRRNMNIQPTLTERPGLPVRIIVNRDLVLRPYQPMFFNRGAMR, encoded by the coding sequence ATGAGCCAGGACGACTCCCCTGATCTTGCGGCGCAGGCGGGCAAGGTCGCGCCCGAGGCGGTGGCGCTGCGCGCCCAGCCGCGCCCGGTAACGCGCCTGAACCGGCGCACCTTGGCCATGCTCACCGGCGGCCTGTCGGTCGCCGTGCTGGGAGCCACGATCTGGTCATTGCAGTCACATCGGCGCGGCGCAGGCGAGCGGACCGAGCTGTACAACGTCGATCGCGTGTCGAAGTCTGAAGGGCTGGATGGCTTGCCCTCCGACTACTCCAAGCTGCCGAAGGTGCCGGAGCTGGGGCCGCCGCTGCCCGGCGACCTTGGCCCGGCCATCGTGAAGTCGCAGCAGCCGGTGACGCCGACCTATGCGCCACCGGGTCATGACCCGGAGGATGCGCGGCGCAAGGAGGCCGAAGCAGCCGCAGCCTCGTCGGTGTTTTTCCGCTCAGGCACTCCCGGCAAGACCGCAGCGCCAGCGACCGCGCAAGCAGCTGGCCCGGCATCGGCCTTGGCGGGCTTCGACCCGCTGGCCGCTGGCCCGGCCTCGACGGCGGCCCAGCCTGCCGACCCAACCGCCGTGCAGAACCGGCAAAACCAGAAAGAGGCTTTCCTGAAAGGCGCCTCTACGGAAACCCGTAATTCCACCAGTCTGCAAATGCCGTCCTCGCCGTATCAGGTCATGGCGGGAACGGTGATCGCCGGTGCGCTGGTGACGGGCATCAAGTCTGATTTGCCGGGCGACGTGATCGCCACGGTGACGGAGCCGGTCTACGACACGGCGACGGGCAAGTTCCTGCTGATCCCGCAGGGATCGCGCATCCTGGGCAAGTACAACAGCCAGGTGAGCTACGGGCAAAGCCGCGTGCAGGTGGTGTGGAACCGAATCATCCTGCCGGACACGTCTTCGCTGAAGCTCGACAACCTCGCGGGCACCGATCCGGCCGGCTATGCCGGCCTGGAGGATGGTGTCGATTGGCACTGGGATCGCGTCTTTGCCGGTGCGGCGCTGACCACATTGCTGGGCGTGGGTGCCGAGCTGGCCGCGCCGGAGAACCGGCAGAACGGCAACCGCATCGTGATCGCTGGGCGCGACAGCGCACAAGACAGCATCAACCAGGTGGGCCAGGAGATGACCAGGCGCAACATGAACATCCAGCCGACTTTGACGGAGCGGCCGGGCCTGCCGGTGCGGATCATCGTCAACCGCGATCTGGTGCTGCGACCGTACCAGCCAATGTTCTTCAACCGGGGAGCAATGCGATGA
- a CDS encoding DUF2274 domain-containing protein, whose amino-acid sequence MNTTKKLRLGPLPKTESTKLTFSCPASLKADLDCYAALHAQAYGEVVDAMTLIPYMLEAFMAGDRGFRKGSAIRSAPTKPA is encoded by the coding sequence ATGAACACCACCAAGAAGCTGCGGCTCGGGCCGCTTCCCAAGACTGAGAGCACGAAGCTCACGTTCTCGTGCCCGGCCAGCCTCAAGGCCGACCTCGACTGCTACGCCGCGCTGCACGCTCAAGCGTATGGCGAGGTGGTCGATGCCATGACGCTGATTCCGTACATGCTGGAAGCCTTCATGGCGGGGGACAGGGGATTCAGGAAGGGCTCGGCGATACGGAGCGCGCCAACGAAACCGGCCTGA
- the bamC gene encoding outer membrane protein assembly factor BamC gives MNATTRLGLLGLAISLSACSALESDKINYKSATKGATLEVPPDLTQLSKESRYTVPGGVVSAAAFEAGQAQQPRSADNAAPRAIGDVRIERDGNQRWLVVNRTPDQLWEPVREFWLENGFVFTQEQPKLGILETDWAENRAKLPQDIIRSTIGKVFDSLYSTSERDKFRTRLERTANGATEIFITHRGMEEVYTSAQKDNTIWQPRPADPELETEFLRRLMLKLGVSEEQAKAATAAPVPVAAGARMATVNDAPVVQLDEGFDRAWRRVGVSLDRTGFTVEDRDRSQGVYFVRYVAPADKKEQGFFSKLFSSTPETGAPLKYRIVVRSEGNQSTVSVLNATGAPDNSANAQRIVRVLFDDLK, from the coding sequence ACTACAAAAGCGCCACCAAGGGCGCGACGCTGGAGGTCCCGCCGGACCTGACCCAGCTCTCGAAGGAGTCGCGCTACACCGTGCCCGGCGGCGTGGTGTCTGCAGCAGCCTTCGAGGCCGGCCAGGCCCAGCAGCCACGCAGCGCCGACAACGCCGCCCCCCGTGCCATCGGCGACGTGCGCATCGAACGCGACGGCAACCAGCGCTGGCTGGTGGTGAACCGCACACCCGACCAGCTGTGGGAGCCCGTGCGCGAGTTCTGGCTGGAAAACGGCTTTGTCTTTACCCAGGAGCAGCCCAAGCTCGGCATCCTGGAGACCGACTGGGCCGAGAACCGCGCCAAGCTGCCGCAGGACATCATCCGCTCGACCATCGGCAAGGTGTTCGACTCGCTGTATTCCACGAGTGAGCGCGACAAGTTCCGCACGCGCCTGGAGCGCACGGCCAATGGCGCCACCGAGATCTTCATCACCCACCGCGGCATGGAAGAGGTCTATACCAGCGCACAGAAGGACAACACCATCTGGCAACCGCGCCCCGCCGACCCGGAGCTCGAGACCGAGTTCCTGCGCCGCCTGATGCTCAAGCTCGGCGTGAGCGAGGAACAGGCCAAGGCCGCCACCGCAGCCCCCGTTCCCGTCGCAGCCGGCGCACGCATGGCCACCGTGAACGATGCGCCCGTCGTGCAGCTCGATGAGGGCTTTGACCGCGCATGGCGCCGCGTGGGCGTGTCGCTCGACCGCACGGGCTTTACCGTGGAAGACCGCGACCGCAGCCAGGGCGTGTACTTTGTGCGCTATGTGGCGCCCGCCGACAAGAAGGAACAGGGCTTCTTCAGCAAGCTGTTCTCGAGCACTCCCGAGACCGGAGCGCCGCTCAAGTACCGCATCGTCGTACGCAGCGAGGGCAACCAGAGCACCGTCTCGGTGCTGAACGCCACGGGCGCTCCGGACAATTCGGCCAACGCCCAGCGCATCGTGCGCGTGCTGTTCGATGATCTGAAGTAA